Proteins from a single region of Amblyomma americanum isolate KBUSLIRL-KWMA chromosome 10, ASM5285725v1, whole genome shotgun sequence:
- the LOC144107546 gene encoding acetylcholinesterase-like isoform X1, which produces MVVCIAKVPAMLQKLSQPLHATIFALLASSGAILRCLSAHQEENACTTVESQNEELEVVVNTTKGRVKGFITNSSQGKPVRVFYGIPYAKPPIGMLRFSRPVPNDPWTGVFNATAKPNSCVQTVDDTYGNFSGSVMWNANTNMSEDCLKLNVWTPVPSSKKPLAVLVWIYGGGFYSGTSTLDVYDARYLVSEEDVIVVSMNYRVASLGFLSFGNELVPGNAGLYDQCMALKWVRDNIAAFGGDPNRVTLFGESAGAVSVAMHVLSPLSRGLFERVVLQSASAVAPWGFKTNETAREAARRLAKALCCPEELDNKTLSCLRDRDPKEIVYNETNDGGVVDFAFVPVEDGHFLRKSPQALIAEKAFQTNISVMLGSNLNEGSYFLQYFFGFSEKEPNPNVTENNFTDTVQALYPLLGKPPMDEVLKQYTNGTVPSTSKDKLAALDSITGDYHFTCPVVQWADIFMQAGVAVYEYVFARRASHDPWPRWIGVMHGAEVAFVFGEPFNGTLEYDQDDKTVSSRMMRYWANFAKTGDPNLPENGTLYNSTWPRRTNHSREHLVLDVNETVGCAHRAIYCEFWQSIQNNWTRPTPSC; this is translated from the exons ATGGTCGTTTGCATCGCAAAG GTACCAGCGATGCTGCAAAAGCTTTCACAACCCCTACACGCGACCATCTTCGCCCTGTTGGCGTCCAGTGGCGCCATCCTTCGGTGCCTGTCAGCTCACCAGGAAGAGAATGCTTGTACCACTGTAGAAAGCCAAAACGAGGAGCTGGAAGTTGTGGTGAATACTACCAAAGGTAGAGTCAAGGGATTCATCACGAACTCATCGCAAGGAAAGCCAGTGCGTGTGTTTTATGGTATACCTTACGCCAAGCCTCCAATTGGAATGCTGCGTTTCAGTCGTCCTGTGCCAAACGACCCGTGGACAGGCGTATTCAACGCCACAGCCAAGCCGAACTCGTGTGTCCAGACCGTGGACGACACTTACGGTAACTTCAGTGGCAGCGTCATGTGGAACGCCAACACCAATATGAGTGAGGATTGCCTCAAGCTAAACGTCTGGACGCCCGTTCCATCGAGCAAGAAACCTCTGGCAGTTCTTGTGTGGATCTACGGCGGTGGCTTCTACAGCGGCACGTCGACGTTAGACGTGTACGATGCGCGCTATCTTGTCTCGGAGGAAGACGTGATCGTGGTTTCGATGAACTACCGCGTCGCGTCGCTCGGTTTCCTCTCGTTCGGCAACGAATTAGTTCCCGGGAACGCCGGCCTGTATGACCAGTGCATGGCGCTCAAGTGGGTGCGAGACAACATCGCAGCATTCGGGGGCGATCCCAACCGCGTGACCTTGTTTGGCGAAAGCGCCGGCGCCGTCAGCGTCGCCATGCATGTCTTGTCACCTCTGTCCAGAGGACTGTTCGAGAGAGTTGTCCTTCAAAGTGCTTCGGCAGTAGCACCCTGGGGCTTCAAAACCAACGAAACGGCTAGAGAAGCGGCTAGAAGACTTGCTAAAGCTTTGTGTTGTCCGGAAGAACTGGACAATAAGACACTGAGCTGTCTGCGCGATAGAGACCCAAAGGAAATTGTGTACAACGAAACGAACGATGGTGGTGTTGTAGATTTCGCGTTTGTCCCCGTCGAAGATGGTCATTTCCTTCGAAAATCGCCACAAGCGTTGATCGCAGAGAAGGCGTTCCAAACCAACATCAGCGTTATGCTTGGCTCCAACCTAAACGAAGGCTCTTATTTCCTGCAGTACTTTTTCGGATTCTCTGAGAAGGAACCAAACCCGAATGTCACTGAAAACAACTTCACGGATACCGTGCAAGCATTGTATCCCTTATTGGGAAAGCCCCCCATGGACGAAGTCTTGAAGCAGTACACTAACGGTACGGTGCCATCGACATCAAAGGATAAATTAGCAGCTCTGGACTCGATCACAGGTGATTATCACTTCACCTGCCCAGTAGTGCAGTGGGCGGACATCTTCATGCAAGCAGGAGTGGCAGTGTACGAGTATGTGTTCGCGCGCAGGGCTTCCCACGACCCGTGGCCCCGATGGATCGGTGTGATGCACGGCGCGGAGGTGGCCTTTGTGTTCGGCGAACCTTTTAACGGCACTCTGGAGTACGATCAGGATGACAAGACTGTGAGCAGTCGCATGATGCGGTACTGGGCAAACTTCGCCAAGACCGG GGACCCCAACCTTCCTGAAAATGGAACGTTGTACAACTCCACCTGGCCTCGTCGCACGAACCACAGCCGGGAACACCTGGTGTTGGACGTTAACGAAACCGTCGGCTGCGCTCATCGAGCAATCTACTGCGAGTTCTGGCAGAGTATTCAGAATAACTGGACCCGTCCGACCCCGTCGTGTTGA
- the LOC144107546 gene encoding acetylcholinesterase-like isoform X3 codes for MLQKLSQPLHATIFALLASSGAILRCLSAHQEENACTTVESQNEELEVVVNTTKGRVKGFITNSSQGKPVRVFYGIPYAKPPIGMLRFSRPVPNDPWTGVFNATAKPNSCVQTVDDTYGNFSGSVMWNANTNMSEDCLKLNVWTPVPSSKKPLAVLVWIYGGGFYSGTSTLDVYDARYLVSEEDVIVVSMNYRVASLGFLSFGNELVPGNAGLYDQCMALKWVRDNIAAFGGDPNRVTLFGESAGAVSVAMHVLSPLSRGLFERVVLQSASAVAPWGFKTNETAREAARRLAKALCCPEELDNKTLSCLRDRDPKEIVYNETNDGGVVDFAFVPVEDGHFLRKSPQALIAEKAFQTNISVMLGSNLNEGSYFLQYFFGFSEKEPNPNVTENNFTDTVQALYPLLGKPPMDEVLKQYTNGTVPSTSKDKLAALDSITGDYHFTCPVVQWADIFMQAGVAVYEYVFARRASHDPWPRWIGVMHGAEVAFVFGEPFNGTLEYDQDDKTVSSRMMRYWANFAKTGDPNLPENGTLYNSTWPRRTNHSREHLVLDVNETVGCAHRAIYCEFWQSIQNNWTRPTPSC; via the exons ATGCTGCAAAAGCTTTCACAACCCCTACACGCGACCATCTTCGCCCTGTTGGCGTCCAGTGGCGCCATCCTTCGGTGCCTGTCAGCTCACCAGGAAGAGAATGCTTGTACCACTGTAGAAAGCCAAAACGAGGAGCTGGAAGTTGTGGTGAATACTACCAAAGGTAGAGTCAAGGGATTCATCACGAACTCATCGCAAGGAAAGCCAGTGCGTGTGTTTTATGGTATACCTTACGCCAAGCCTCCAATTGGAATGCTGCGTTTCAGTCGTCCTGTGCCAAACGACCCGTGGACAGGCGTATTCAACGCCACAGCCAAGCCGAACTCGTGTGTCCAGACCGTGGACGACACTTACGGTAACTTCAGTGGCAGCGTCATGTGGAACGCCAACACCAATATGAGTGAGGATTGCCTCAAGCTAAACGTCTGGACGCCCGTTCCATCGAGCAAGAAACCTCTGGCAGTTCTTGTGTGGATCTACGGCGGTGGCTTCTACAGCGGCACGTCGACGTTAGACGTGTACGATGCGCGCTATCTTGTCTCGGAGGAAGACGTGATCGTGGTTTCGATGAACTACCGCGTCGCGTCGCTCGGTTTCCTCTCGTTCGGCAACGAATTAGTTCCCGGGAACGCCGGCCTGTATGACCAGTGCATGGCGCTCAAGTGGGTGCGAGACAACATCGCAGCATTCGGGGGCGATCCCAACCGCGTGACCTTGTTTGGCGAAAGCGCCGGCGCCGTCAGCGTCGCCATGCATGTCTTGTCACCTCTGTCCAGAGGACTGTTCGAGAGAGTTGTCCTTCAAAGTGCTTCGGCAGTAGCACCCTGGGGCTTCAAAACCAACGAAACGGCTAGAGAAGCGGCTAGAAGACTTGCTAAAGCTTTGTGTTGTCCGGAAGAACTGGACAATAAGACACTGAGCTGTCTGCGCGATAGAGACCCAAAGGAAATTGTGTACAACGAAACGAACGATGGTGGTGTTGTAGATTTCGCGTTTGTCCCCGTCGAAGATGGTCATTTCCTTCGAAAATCGCCACAAGCGTTGATCGCAGAGAAGGCGTTCCAAACCAACATCAGCGTTATGCTTGGCTCCAACCTAAACGAAGGCTCTTATTTCCTGCAGTACTTTTTCGGATTCTCTGAGAAGGAACCAAACCCGAATGTCACTGAAAACAACTTCACGGATACCGTGCAAGCATTGTATCCCTTATTGGGAAAGCCCCCCATGGACGAAGTCTTGAAGCAGTACACTAACGGTACGGTGCCATCGACATCAAAGGATAAATTAGCAGCTCTGGACTCGATCACAGGTGATTATCACTTCACCTGCCCAGTAGTGCAGTGGGCGGACATCTTCATGCAAGCAGGAGTGGCAGTGTACGAGTATGTGTTCGCGCGCAGGGCTTCCCACGACCCGTGGCCCCGATGGATCGGTGTGATGCACGGCGCGGAGGTGGCCTTTGTGTTCGGCGAACCTTTTAACGGCACTCTGGAGTACGATCAGGATGACAAGACTGTGAGCAGTCGCATGATGCGGTACTGGGCAAACTTCGCCAAGACCGG GGACCCCAACCTTCCTGAAAATGGAACGTTGTACAACTCCACCTGGCCTCGTCGCACGAACCACAGCCGGGAACACCTGGTGTTGGACGTTAACGAAACCGTCGGCTGCGCTCATCGAGCAATCTACTGCGAGTTCTGGCAGAGTATTCAGAATAACTGGACCCGTCCGACCCCGTCGTGTTGA